TGCCCCGCTCCAGCAGGTCCCCGAGCGAGGCCAGGGCCTCCTCCGACTCCGGCCCCGACACCTCCAGCGCGTTGAGCGCGCGCGTCAGTGCCTCCAGGTCCTTGCGCAGGTCGCCGAGGATCTCCGCGATCGCCGGACCGTTGGACCGGACGATGTCCGTCCACAGCGTCGGAGCGCCGCCGGCGACCCGGATCACGTCCCGTACGCCCTGCCCGGCCAGGGCGAGCGCCTCCCGGGACGCCCCGCCGAGGCGCGCCGCCATCAACGCCGCCACGAGGTGCGGCGCGTGGGAGACGAGGGCCACCGCCCGGTCGTGCACGCCCGGCTCCATCACCAACGGCACCGCACCGCACAGCGCGACCGCGGCGAGTACCCGGTTGAGCGTGCCCGACGCGGTCTCCGGGTCGGGGGTCAGGACCCAGGTGCGTCCCTCGAACAGGTCGGCACGTGCGGCCAGCGGGCCGGACCGCTCGCTCCCGGCCATGGGGTGGCCGCCCACATAGCTCGGCCGGTGCACCCCCGTGTGCGAGACGGCCAGCGCCGTCGCGGACTTGACGCTCGCCACATCCGTGTACGCGTGGGCGAGACCACGACGCTGCTGGTCCGCAAGCACCTGCGCCACCCGCGTCGGCGGTACGGCGACGACGGCCAGGTCGACCGGACCGGGAGGCGGCCCGAAGACCCCGGCCCCCCGCGCCGCGGCCACCCGCGCCGCCGACTCGTCCGCGTCCAGCAGATGCACATGGACGCCGCGGCGGGTCAGCGCGAGTCCCATGGACGTGCCGATCAGCCCGGTCCCCACCACTGCCGCAGTGCGAATCACTGGTTCCCCCCTCATGGCCCGTTCATCGACGGTCGCAGTCTGACCGCAATCGGGTGTCACGTACTCGGCCGACCGCGCACGGCAAGTGCCGCATCAGCGCACTTCGGGCATTCGCGAACGCGACAGAGCGCATGCGCGGGGACAGCA
The sequence above is a segment of the Streptomyces sp. NBC_01255 genome. Coding sequences within it:
- a CDS encoding prephenate dehydrogenase — encoded protein: MIRTAAVVGTGLIGTSMGLALTRRGVHVHLLDADESAARVAAARGAGVFGPPPGPVDLAVVAVPPTRVAQVLADQQRRGLAHAYTDVASVKSATALAVSHTGVHRPSYVGGHPMAGSERSGPLAARADLFEGRTWVLTPDPETASGTLNRVLAAVALCGAVPLVMEPGVHDRAVALVSHAPHLVAALMAARLGGASREALALAGQGVRDVIRVAGGAPTLWTDIVRSNGPAIAEILGDLRKDLEALTRALNALEVSGPESEEALASLGDLLERGREGWESVYEPGGRIPVERVTLTVPLGGGPGEVDRLIDAAEGSGIDADGIRLSWSDADTELSALLAAPAPTAEAVRRRLADDGWRVTVAAGT